The Nocardioides sp. cx-173 genome segment GTGACGGACCAGCCCGTCGCGCCAGGAGACCAGGACCTCACGGTCGCCCCGCTCCGGTGCCTCGGCGAGCCCCACGACGCCGACCTCGCCGGAGGCTACGGCCTGCTCCAGCTGGGCGAGCGACGACTCACGCTCCCCCGCCACCAGCACGGTCACCATGACCACCAGCCACCCGACCGCCAGCGCCGACCGAACCAGCGCCAGGAGGACCCGCCACCGGCCGCGCGGCTCTGCCGGCGGGCTCGCGGGCGTCTCCGCCACGGTGGTCATGCGGTCAGGCTAGGCCGCCGGAGCCACCTCGCGCCGGTGCCGGGCAACCCGGACATGCCGGTGGCCCCGCGGTGGCGGGGTGTGGGGCGGTCAGGGTCTCTGGCGTGGGACGGGCTCGGTGCCGGTGTGGTCGCGGCGGTAGGTGTGGCCGTGGGGTGAGTGCCAGACATAGGTGCCGCGGTCCAGGACGTCGTAGGTCCAGCGGCCGTGCGTTTTCAGGCGATGGTGCCCGCGACACAGGGGTGCGGAGTTGCAGGAGCAGGTCGGTCCGCCCTGGTGGTAGGGGGTGACGTGGTCGTGGTCGCAGCGTTCGGCTGGTCGGGTGCACCAGGGGAACACGCAGTGGTGATCGACCAGGTCGTCCTGCTCGACGAGGCGGGTCGGGTGCTCGTAGCCGGCGACGTGAATGTGCTCGGCGAGGTCCCGCACGGGCTTGACGTTGATGACCGTGGTGCCGGGTGCCCCACACCACTCGCGGATGGTCTCGACGAGCACCGGCTTGCGGCCGCATCTGCCGACGGTGGCGTTCGGGTCGCCGAACACCCCAGCCTCGTGGATGTGCAGGTCGATCACCCGGGTGATCTTGATGCTCTCGGTGGTTGAGGAAGGACGAAGTCCTGTCTCGAAACCACCGCCGCGGTCCTGGTCACCGAAGGGCAGCGTGTCCTGCCCGCGCGCCAGATCGCCGGCGGCCTGGGCGCGTCGTACGTCCAGCGACTCGGTCGACCCGGCGGCCTTGCGGTCCGCCGCGAGGCGGCTGATCGCGGCATCGAAGTCGAGCGCGTCCTGCGCATCCAAGGTCCCGGACACCTCGATCGTGCCCTCGAGGGTCAGGTCGTCGGTGTGTACGTCGAGCTTGCGTCCGTCGGCGGCTTGGCGGCGGAGCTTCTCGGCCTGCTCGGGGTCGAACCGGGCGATCGCGGTGGTGATCTGTCGTTCGACCTCGGCGTAGGAGACCTTGTGCGCGCAGTAGCCCACCCGGGCGTCGACGAACGCGGCACCGGCCAGGGGTAGGCACATGGTGTGCTCGGCGATCCAGCGGGCTTTCCAGAACCCGAGCTGACCGGCTTCGACGCGTGCCCAGATCCGTGGGAGGCGGTACTTGATCTCGAGGGCGGCGCCGACGTACCGCTTGGCGGAGTCGGTCGACATGCCCAGGGCGGCGCCGAGCTCCATGACCGCGAACTCGCTGACCCCGGGTGCCCCGGGCCCGGCGAGCGGGATGCCGTGGTCACCGAAC includes the following:
- a CDS encoding DUF222 domain-containing protein, encoding MSTPGPDQSRQLLDGVRAETRAATDAELRRLHLVHDWCALHETHDEDDAAFGDHGIPLAGPGAPGVSEFAVMELGAALGMSTDSAKRYVGAALEIKYRLPRIWARVEAGQLGFWKARWIAEHTMCLPLAGAAFVDARVGYCAHKVSYAEVERQITTAIARFDPEQAEKLRRQAADGRKLDVHTDDLTLEGTIEVSGTLDAQDALDFDAAISRLAADRKAAGSTESLDVRRAQAAGDLARGQDTLPFGDQDRGGGFETGLRPSSTTESIKITRVIDLHIHEAGVFGDPNATVGRCGRKPVLVETIREWCGAPGTTVINVKPVRDLAEHIHVAGYEHPTRLVEQDDLVDHHCVFPWCTRPAERCDHDHVTPYHQGGPTCSCNSAPLCRGHHRLKTHGRWTYDVLDRGTYVWHSPHGHTYRRDHTGTEPVPRQRP